The genome window tctaaatattttgaaaaagaaagtacCAAGTGATACGACGTTTGCTCTACCCAAATTCTGACACCCTATGATTGCTTGAAAGTCAGAGTAGAGGTGTTTTACAcctaaaaaatctattttcaaccGTATTTTGACTCAAAAAATACCTAAACAACATCCTATACATTTTGAAAAACCTATCAATGAcctaaaataacccaaaaataggattgaaaatccaaaattaactcgaaaccaaaataattttcgaGCTCAAATCTACTATCTCATGCAAGGATAAGGGTAAAGAACACTTAAGATAAACTTTCTTCGTCAAATGAAAATCATTGACAccgacattttttttttcatggtcgAAATCAGTGTTATTCAAGACTTTCTCCATTCTATCAAATCCGACCACTTTTACTCTTCTTTAAAACTAGgggccaaaaaaataaaattttggaccaaatttgaattttgtaaaTATTGAGGACCaaaagtttataattaaaaaagtttgaggaccaaagtAAACTTTTTGCCCTAAGTTTGAAACATCCCTTTTCTTCCCCTTTTGCACTTTGATTCTGTCTTTTAATCTTGCcctttctcaattaaaaaatttgcttTAATTGGTGATCAATTTTAGCCTATaagaatgtaattaaaaaaaaatacaaggacaggaaaaaaaaaatcaccatagcTATTCACGGGTAAACAAAGTTATGGTGAATAGTGATTTCACCATGCCTATCAGATtattatagttaattttaaGGTCATGTGCCCTTTACATTTAAaattaccaagaaaaataaataaataaacaattgcTGTTACTAAACGTCACAGGTTGAACACAACGAAATAGGACGATAAAACCGAAAACTACTGAAGGAAGGAAGAcagatattttttcataatgcCACTAAGCAATATAACCATTGGCATGTATTATTAGTATTTGGTGCAGTAGTTCCTGCATCTTATCATCAAAAAGTTATGCGTTCACCTGAGCAAATAAAATTCTCATCAAATACTAACAACCGACGAGACCATCacctgaaaaaaaatgattcactACCTTTTGTGGCAAAGAGATTCTCCCATAAAATGGGggaaaaaaggaacaaaagagATGCTCACAAATCATTCTTCATGTGCAGCATATTACTAACATATTCCatagattttaaattacaacTATGGTTGCTTTTTCTGACATCTTTAATGATTGGATtgagatcaaaaaataaaatggaaaaaaaaatggaaaaagaattGCACCCAAAAACGGGGATATCCTCGAGCACTTCCCTTGTCTACCATCCATCCGTTTTTCGTATGGACCATGACCGTCTAACCCTGAGAAATCAGTTAAACAGTGATCATATCCTCACCCCCACCTCTCTGTGCTGCCACATCGGCCAGTCTCTTCCATGTCAATTCTCGCTGCTCTTCCACATCTCTGGCCCTAGATTTTTTCTCTGCATGCTGCCTCTGACACTCTTCAAACAACTCGGTATCCATTTCCAAAAACATTTTCCGAACGTTAACAGTCAGCCCATGAACTGCCTGGTTCCAGTGACCGTGGATATTCTTTTCCAGTGCCTCAAAAATTATTGGTAATACAACACTTCGGTTTTGGGCAATTAAACTCACAATGTGCTCGTTATTCCACAAAAACAGAGCTCGTTCAGCAACCTGCCAACAGAAATTTGCCTAAGCAAAGACTTCTTCTACAATAAAATAAGCTTATCGCTAATCAAATGTAACTACAAAACCATGCTAAGTATATGTGTGGAGTAATTTTATCTGAAAGGCTTCTCAACAATTCCTGAAGGCCAACTGAAAAACGAAAGAAGGCAAgccaaatagaaaagaaaaaaacttatggCGACAAGGTCAATCTCAGTACAAATTAAAGGATCCTTGACCAAATGAATGTCAAGTTTTAGTCTCATGCATTCACCATAACatcaaaaactttgattttgcacttgaaagaaaaaggaaactaACTAAATGGTTCTCAACCACCAACACCATTTCCAGCAGCAGCATACAAGAATGCATTACTGCTCAGCCTTAGCATATGCAGTCATCCCCGTCTAAATATTTGGAAACTTTTAAGAGTCCACGTGAATGATTTCATCACTAATATGCAACATGCAAAACATTGCTTTGAATATCAGATCCAATGTGCGTAACTTGGAAATGAAGCATAACAAATTTTGgcaagctattttttttttttttttgctgaaagCAAATTCTGACAGGGaacacaacaaaaacaaaagtggcTTCGGACAGAAGAAGAAACAGTATATCTAAGGAAACTTAGAAGCAACCCCATGCTTCCATAAAGGAAACACCATATGCTATAAATCAACAACTACCATCGATCAAGTTCACGAAGAACTAATCCCTGAGAAAAATATATCTTGAACACACAGGATATTAAAGTACAATTATGATGAAGCAATAACTCATAACTTGAAGCAAATTCTTCGGGAATACtagaattgatttaaaatttgtaaaaaagaaaggctttcatcaaaaaatgaaatggaaaattGATAGTGGGTAGATAGCagcttcaaaaagaaaagagttttgGTTTTCACTTTCATTAATCATGACTAGCAGATTGAAGGTGTAAATCTTGTAAGCAAGAATAAACAAAATGGACAATTGTCATGAGCATTGAGCAACACTCactgcaaagaaaataaatgataagGAATTTTGCAACTCAGATTTCTGAAACGCACCAAAGGTCCAGTGCAGAGGTGGatgaataaaaacttaaaagctGCAGCTGATGACCTTACAACAGAATTAGCCTTCAATCTTATATTTCACAGCATAAATTCCACTCCAAAATTAATCATGCTGCATTCTGCTCAATGGAACTTTGTGAAACATGCATAAGTTGAAAGTGTCAGGGAAGATTAAAATGATCCACAAAATCGTCATCTTGAATGAGCAGAGAGACAGAAGCTGCCAGATAAGTTCGGAACAAACAGAATAACAACAGCAACCCAAGGGTACATTTAATAATCACATTAACCAAGAAACctttctatttgaaaaaaaaaatatatgtatccAGTCTTTAGTCTCCATGTGATCATGAAAGGCAACTGGTATTTAGAATAGATACAATTAATTCATGGGCAGTAAGAAGAACACACATAGCCAAAGAATATCACAACCATTAGATAAAACAAAGCAGAGAGTTTCCCTTGGAAAATAAATGGCAAAAGCTTCTGATTTCTCCTTTCAAATGGAATGTAAATAACATTACTAACATTAAACATCAGAAGGGGAGTAGCCAACAAAGTGGATCACCAGTAAATCTTAGTAGAATACCAATTCACCAAATACCAGCAAATGTTATGAATGACAAGgcaaaatattttatgtgtaGTGCAAGAGTGAAAAATGCACATGAGACATATTTTATGACAAGgcaaaatattttatgtgtaGTAAGGAGAGGGATTCTACATGCAGAcagaaataaagggaaaaataaagaataagaataagagTACATCATACACACTGAACAAGCAATTGAGACATCATCAACAACCATCAGTCTCAAACAACCAATGTTTTGCTCTCTTAGCGACAAATGCACATTTATCATCTGGAAACACGTCCAAGGTACCTTTGGTACTGACTTATCCAAATTTCTGACATATAAAGATTATGAGCTTAGCAAGTTGAAACAATCACAAACCTGAAAATGGGAGCTGGTAAGGCAGCGAGCAATCTGTCTGAAAAGAGGGACCATAGAGCGCTGAAACTCTGCGGAATGTGTTGCCTCCAGCACTTCTTCAAGTTCTCCAAGGAAGAGAACTTCCTTCTGACAATTAGTCACTGGCCAATACTTCAACAAACCCCTAATAACCGTATCAGCCAGCTTGTAATCCTTTTCAACAAATTGAGTGATACAATAAGACAGCTGCTGGTGGTACACAGATATCGGCTTTGGTTTATGCAACGGTATAAGCGCCCTTACAAGGAACAACTTGTGTTCCTCCTTCATCGGCAGTGCAAACCCATTTATAATGCTCCCTAGAATCTCCAACAATTCCCCAATCCCACTGTGTCTCTCAGTCTCATAAACAAACcgatagaaaatattatttatagccttcctaATAAATGGGCGATGCACCATGAACTTGCCATAAATCCTATGAAGAATAGTTTTTAAATACTCCCTCTCTCTTGGGTCCTCAGAATCAAACAAATCAAGCAATTTCAACACAAACGAATGATCAATATACCTCTTGGCAACCTTGGTATCTGTATCCGACGACACAACATATCTTAGGAGAAGCTCATAGACAAGCTGCAAATGAGGCCAAGATGGTTCCAAATAAGGCTCCTCCTCTTCAGGATCAGCGGATACTTGCCCTGTATTCTCATGTGAAGCCGGAGGCAAGCACCGGAATATATTCGCTGAAACCATTTTTATCATTTCCTCTTGACAATTCTCCGTAATCTTTCCAGAGCCAGATTGAATAAAATCCACAAGTTCCAATAAAGTTTGCCTCTTGATTTCCTTCTCTCGGACCGATTTTAAGGTATCAGTAAAGTCAAATTGGAAGCAGCATACCTGGAGTTTCCGTAAGAAGAGGTTCTGACGTTCCGAAACCGGCACATCCCGGAACAAAGGGAGAGGCTCCACTGTGTTCATTGGCGGAGGAGCAGCAATTGCCGACCCAGTGTGTGGGCTTGGTGGGCCAGGGGCAGCCCGTGACGAATGGTTAACAACCACATTGTTTGCAGGACCAGAGCCGGAGTTTCGAGGAGCCCCGAACCCAAAATCGTTACCGTCCGATTTGGAGGGCTTACGATGCCCTCCTTTCATGATTTTCCTCAACATTTCTCAATTCAAATTACaacaaaccctaaccctaagaAGATGgcgattgattaattaatttaggcGGAGGTGGTTGAGAGTTTTGATGGATCAATATACAGGGAATAAATGTTTGATCCAGTTATTCAAAAtcgttaagaaaataataaaaatatattaattaattaattggatcTGAGCTAGGGATTTAAAAATGAAGTGTACCCGATTGAGAACCAAACCGTTGAGATATTTGACCGGAGGGGAAACGAGATGAGGAATCATTAGAACCGATCGGTAAAATGCTGGTCAGGTTATCGGATGGCGGTGCTTAATCCGATAGAGACACAGCGAGGCAGAGAGATACGTCAAGAAAGAGAACTTTGGAGACAGTAGAGGATAATTAGGGAAAAAGGCTAAACGagggaaataaaataaaataagcaaaaaaaaaaaaaaaaaaacttattgcaGAAACGGCTTCCATTACAGATTTTCGgaaactaattaataaaaagtaaacgtctttatctttcttctttttagttaattaactaaactctttttttttttttgtttttgtacttaCCTTTtattaagaaggaaaaaattaaagagcagAGAGAGACGAGACAGTGTAGTTAGTTCCTATACACGTGGCTTCTAAGCCAAGTATTGGCTAAAGTGACGTATGAAAGGAAAAATCGAGGGACCATGGAGCAACAACTGTTTTTCTTTACCAGAGTTTCGGTGCATCATCAAGAGctactcttttttcttttcttttttcaatagaATTTTGCTATTATTCataacttaatttaattaaaggaAAATGTCTCATGTGGATTTGATAAATGTTGATCCatgaaaaatgcaataaaacaTATAAGTTATGTCAAAAATTTAGTGTTTGTTTGCCAAATTCACTATGTAAATGGGCATCATCCaattatcattatcaataaTACGTAGCTcgcaaaacctaaaaatatatagattttacGATGATCAATTGTCATTCTAAATCTTTGTTTCTAAATAGTTCAAATTTATAGGTGACAAACACATTGACCATCCTAACCCTGCATAGACAAACCTACGTGGATTcaaggttatatatataaacaatgttGAACCTTAGGTTCATAGAGAATATTCTTCAGAATTTCATCTTATTCCTTTTAACCTAAGTTTCTCTCTCCAACTAAACATTTATATTCACAACCTTACAAGGCTTTATTTCCTACTTAAACTAATTTAGTCATAACTAAAAAGACTTATGTTACAGGTGTTATAGTTTTTTAAGCTTACAATTCTCAACTTTCTAGCCTTGGAAGACCTTTTATAGTATAGGTTTTAGGTAACCTCATTAGTGAAACCATTTATTGGAATCTctttaagcaaaaaaacaagttcttttctcttcattttagatatttttggtttcttttatgGTTAGCAATCAAGAAACTCCCATGGTTTAGAGAGTTATTGATCTTTTAACCATTAGCATTACATCAACGTTTTAAGATCTCTGAAAATTAGCACGTTAAGTTAAAATACTCATAAAAACCTTTATAGCCATTAAAGAGAATCTGAAGACCTTACCACCTCCACAATAGTGGCTTCTCTATTCACTCCACCTCCTTTACCTTTCAATATGTGAAGAACTCTCTTTTAAGAAAGGGGTAACATAGAATGACATAGTAGAAAGAAGGGACCATTGCTACTCTCCTAGCTACTATAAAAGTTTTCCTTGCCACTACAAGGGGTTTCTCCAAGTAGATATTAAAGACATGACAAggaaaagattaagaaaaagtCAACATACATATAACTTCAACCATAATAGAAGCCATCACCACCGCCTTCCTAGTTAAACAAtcctgacaaaaaaaaaagcactatgTGGAGGTCAAATTCATAAAAGTCTAGAACCTTGAAGTAAAGTTGTACAAACCCCATTAACTAAAGACCTCTCCACTAATATGTTATGTTCTAAATACTCATCGTCTCTCATAAGATTTTATCTGCACAACATCATATGTAAAATTCTATATTCAACCTTCAAGGGATCAACTCGAACCTAGTACCACAACTTAGATTCCTATAATGGATGaactaaacctaaaaaatatatacaaaagatGTATAGTCACTTAAAGCAAAAGGACATATCTAACAAGATTCGATGAAGAGATGTTAACGGTAGAAGGCTTATTACAACCAgtcaccataaaaaaattgatcaatagggtccataaaaaaatgttgaaggtAGAAGGCTTATTACAACCCGTCATCATAAAAGCTTTAATCAATAAGGTCTATAGTTGGCCTTATAAAAAGAGTTATATGTTGTACTGAGTTGGAAACTTTTGAAAGTCAAACAAGTTATGAAGAATTATATATGAGTGGAAAGAGAAATATAGTCAATCATTCTTATTAGGGATTAaccaaattattataattaatagtatataACCAATAAAACTCGGAATGGAGATAACTTTTGCAGTGGTCCATTGCCACCTCGAACTTTGTTCCTAagtaattcaaaaacattaaccATCCTAACCCTACATAGACACATCTATATGGGTTCAAAGTTATATAAACAATCTTGAATATTAGGATAAGAGAGGatcttatttatgaaaaaaaatcatctaatttattttaaactaaatattCTCTCTCCTAATAAACATATATTCACTGTCTTACAGGGCTTTCACTTCCTACCTAGACTAACTTAAATATTGGAGAGTttttaaaactcataaaaagATTTGTTTTACAAGTTTTATAGCTATCTCAAATTTTATAGCCTTGAAAAGaccatttaaaataaagattttagcAACTTTATTAACCGAACCTTTTATGAGaatgttttttagttaaaataacatgtttctTTCACTCATTTTTAGACACTTTTGGTATTTTATCATAGCTAAGAATCAAGAAACTCATATGGTTTAAAgagttaatgattttttaaccaTCATGACTCTACTAATACTATAAAATCTCTAATAGCTACTTTAGGTGGCTTCTGATGCTCTCTAAAACCACAAAGGCCTATGTAACCATGTTTGATAAAAAGATGTTAAAAGGAGAAAACTTATTAGAGCTGGTCTTCATAAAGTTTTGATTAATAGGGTTTGTGACCCAGTATTATAGAGGGAGTTTTATGTTATTCCAGATAGAAACTTCTTAAGGATTAAACAAGTTATAAATAATCATATACGAGCGAAGGAAGCAAATATAACTAGGTTATATCACCTCTATTTTTAAGTGTAATCTAGGTGAAAGATGCAAGAAAATGTCACACAAATCCCTCTCTTGGCCGGCCATGAAGCCattcatgtatttatattatgtaATTTCTTTATTTGCATAATGGTCGTAAgttcttttaattatcattttagaCCCCACTCTTTCATCTCTTTATTTGATTCAGTCCCACTACCATTTGCTTAATGTTATTCAATTGCACCCctctctaattaatttaatttaatttatttatctttcttttaatttttttaacaaaaaatatttttgacttcattaataattctaatttctttttattaaatttctaatccaagaaaattttgaccaaaataaaacaaaattatttttctattttgcaaTGAAATTGAGTTAATTATGCACATAGTTACTAAACTTAATAGATTTGATTAATTGAGTTCGTCAACtattaattagatttatcaAATCTCTTCACTATCCATTCCATGTACAATATGGATCCTTATTTATGTACATTAATAGTTGTGTtaggttaatattaaaaaaaatatatataaaaaagacaaaaatatatttctttataaaaatggataaaagtcacgtttatttttatatttttttaattcctatgCTCGATGTGTAGGTAAGAATTATATCATAAATACTTGTATGCAAaaagcaaaatataattttaggtacaattttaaacaaacaatGAATGGAAGGAGATTTCGTTCCATTTTCATCAATGTAGTGTGAACCAAAACTCACCATtttgtttaaaagtttttttattttttttaatattttaaacaaacaagttgctttatatttttataaactcGAGTATAAAATCGTGATTTTGCACAATTTCAATTGAGTTAACACGAgtaaagtttgatttttattattttacaagtttgtaatttgaatttatacATTAGATATCTATTAATatgtaaaattatatgattttattagtcATCTCACGACGATGTCTCGTGCTTTTCCATAGATGTGATATAGGTgcttctctcttctccttgattttcaCGGTTGCCAATTGAACACCAACATGCATGACCTTAATTCTTCCCCACcattcatatattaatttgtatgcaTCATGAGTCATCGTGAAGCAGCTATTCTTCCTTCCTTTCCACTTCCAGCGCAATCTCGTTGCGGCGCGTGAACGGAAGAGTAAAAGGTGGATTGTACTGCAACCAAAACAATTAAATCTATATTAATACGAGGAGTTCATTAATAATTTGTGCCAGAAATATTATACCGAATACCTTACCTGAGCAACTTCCACCGAAGCACTGTCTTTTACTCTAAATTCTGGGTCCTTCTT of Populus trichocarpa isolate Nisqually-1 chromosome 16, P.trichocarpa_v4.1, whole genome shotgun sequence contains these proteins:
- the LOC7468800 gene encoding serine/threonine protein phosphatase 2A 57 kDa regulatory subunit B' beta isoform-like; translation: MLRKIMKGGHRKPSKSDGNDFGFGAPRNSGSGPANNVVVNHSSRAAPGPPSPHTGSAIAAPPPMNTVEPLPLFRDVPVSERQNLFLRKLQVCCFQFDFTDTLKSVREKEIKRQTLLELVDFIQSGSGKITENCQEEMIKMVSANIFRCLPPASHENTGQVSADPEEEEPYLEPSWPHLQLVYELLLRYVVSSDTDTKVAKRYIDHSFVLKLLDLFDSEDPREREYLKTILHRIYGKFMVHRPFIRKAINNIFYRFVYETERHSGIGELLEILGSIINGFALPMKEEHKLFLVRALIPLHKPKPISVYHQQLSYCITQFVEKDYKLADTVIRGLLKYWPVTNCQKEVLFLGELEEVLEATHSAEFQRSMVPLFRQIARCLTSSHFQVAERALFLWNNEHIVSLIAQNRSVVLPIIFEALEKNIHGHWNQAVHGLTVNVRKMFLEMDTELFEECQRQHAEKKSRARDVEEQRELTWKRLADVAAQRGGGEDMITV